One segment of Pleuronectes platessa chromosome 21, fPlePla1.1, whole genome shotgun sequence DNA contains the following:
- the slc35g1 gene encoding solute carrier family 35 member G1, giving the protein MGDCNHRPSSAEDGTITVVFHKVDRGPDTESGEGDDDDERAEERVQLRGICRLSSGYEDEDEEEEDAEEADVEATRAVESLEAGVKKTLCPPLCCLRSEPASRGGSVPDGAEEPKGCQSLGLFYAFLSTVFFSIIALLVKTIQGIHAIEISAIRCFFQMLFVMPLLIYHKTGFLGPRDKRIYLVLRGFIGSNAMILLFYALQQMPLADATVIMFSNPVFTSLLAWIFLKEKCTIWDCVFTVFTLTGVLLIARPPFLFGQQVRGIEGDYVNHVKGTIAAFAGAIGAAFTFVILRKMGKSVHYYLSVWYYAVIGLIECLITVTVLGEWKYPYCGRDRWILMLIAVLGIAGQTFLTKALQIEKAGPVALMRTVDVVLAFIFQFIFFNRAPTLWSLGGALCVVASTSGIAVKKWYSNSRKS; this is encoded by the exons ATGGGCGATTGTAACCACCGGCCATCGTCCGCGGAGGACGGCACCATCACCGTAGTGTTCCACAAAGTTGACCGCGGCCCCGACACCGAGAGCGGCGAGGGCGACGACGACGACGAGCGGGCGGAGGAGCGGGTTCAACTTCGGGGCATCTGTCGCCTGTCGTCCGGGTACGaagacgaggatgaggaggaggaggatgctgaGGAGGCGGATGTGGAAGCGACCCGGGCCGTGGAGTCACTGGAAGCCGGCGTGAAGAAAACCCTGTGCCCGCCGTTATGTTGTCTCCGGAGTGAGCCCGCATCCCGAGGAGGAAGCGTCCCGGACG GTGCAGAGGAACCAAAGGGCTGTCAGAGTCTGGGTTTGTTCTATGCTTTCCTGTCAACGGTTTTCTTCTCTATCATCGCTCTCCTGGTGAAAACCATCCAGGGAATCCATGCCATAGAAATCAGTGCCATACGCTGCTTCTTCCAGATGCTCTTCGTTATGCCTTTACTCATCTACCACAA gacAGGTTTCCTTGGTCCCAGGGATAAACGTATATATCTGGTGCTTCGGGGTTTCATCGGCTCCAATGCCATGATCCTGCTCTTCTATGCCCTTCAGCAGATGCCACTGGCCGACGCCACTGTCATCATGTTCAG TAATCCAGTCTTTACCTCCCTCCTGGCTTGGATCTTCCTGAAGGAGAAATGTACAATCTGGGACTGTGTCTTCACTGTTTTCACCCTCACTGGTGTCCTCCTTATCGCCCGACCACCATTCCTCTTTGGCCAGCAAGTGCGTGGCATTGAGGGCGACTACGTTAACCACGTCAAGGGGACTATCGCTGCCTTTGCAG GTGCGATCGGGGCTGCTTTTACATTTGTAATCCTCCGCAAAATGGGGAAGAGCGTCCACTACTACCTCTCTGTTTGGTACTACGCTGTCATCGGTCTCATCGAGTGCCTCATCACTGTAACCGTCCTCGGGGAATGGAAGTACCCGTACTGTGGCCGCGACCGCTGGATTCTGATGCTGATCGCTGTCCTGGGCATCGCTGGTCAGACCTTCCTGACGAAGGCCCTGCAGATCGAGAAGGCCGGACCCGTGGCCCTGATGAGGACTGTGGACGTGGTGCTGGCGTTCATCTTCCAGTTCATCTTCTTTAACCGTGCACCGACCCTGTGGAGCCTCGGGGGGGCGCTGTGCGTGGTGGCGAGCACGAGTGGAATCGCCGTCAAGAAGTGGTACAGCAACTCTCGCAAGAGCTGA